A window of Argopecten irradians isolate NY chromosome 1, Ai_NY, whole genome shotgun sequence contains these coding sequences:
- the LOC138322486 gene encoding period circadian protein homolog 1-like isoform X1: MAGEPDSNYGSYCLSTVQSSTSSISMSLIESDLVEDQPSTSGCSSEQPYTTKLALKKSRKEQVKRYLKELKGLVVQPEGNIGTLSALQQVVDTFKQIKEEKESSSKLATKEDEFNLPFDEQDDLNSLCLNQEGTLFFTLRYPDLNIIAVSKNITDVLGYPEPNYLAGRDICNFVHKKDIVTMNSSMSVHKIDDEDNHIGDLNEDRGMFQIQKKLFYFRVRKYKALPCGFRLTSKETEFLTFQATVAQQSPGTDLTRTKKPAFSIGLRCVPVKPVYEVEELQQNMTFSTRHSLFCSYSHIDSKSIPLLGFLPQDIVGMSIFDFYHPDDIELLYNIYQQVVNTETVPFESPPFRFRVRNGDWVYVRTEWSRFVNPWSHRLEFVIGQHTVIKGPTRKDIFGPVLNEEMPVSVSENLARLKQMIRDLLLKPLVQVQIATPNLTVDKHHLTEDVPFTDSDDPMQDQNSVAYANDSIASNSTSTNKETLSYDHLNYTSNIKRFLFSQKNTMFSPFSDKKSTTSTEEELQEVSSCDSLLEVDISIPMPPSFGSSTKVLASEQEKEESGLAAFNQMDCESGVPQKSITTVPQTSTPTILQTSTIVQQPTTPVQMGVPSTQPISTILQQSLAPVQHSSMPVPQSTPTVLQSTVTVPQNTVTLQQSSVPTPMIQCRSTPVPQSSPNSPSHTASKEVEPMVAQPNKSVFSRVSLTQEALWKHTCREETLFIEQAKEENGLMSFKLNGKRLHSRDLSSDNKRDLAKTIKIQRKRTNEKKSEDCDAKTEMEVSVSVPFSNPMFVPTNNAMGMQYVPLDTGNNPFKVNVTAPTTSATPTSTSKNMHWPYYPQSAGISFIPQVMEGFYQPGTGAFQPIDKQNAAMSQPKSVTESSVLPMTKSQSYLHVPKPNKGEINQKTQVFTSTSSDAVRSSFSSSISSSLGETSSSLLYMLECGSPNRSPDNIEDVAKPKRKGAPPWLESINWSPLARNRYTMPKKKPGVILEEDREALDKVTQPDMVLQQMAMFEEDLDEAIPVLDMFQDDTFLMFPDADFKDPELSEIEDQSCNSSNESRLQADSKLSTIVNKGDQKLEEDIQMKQKSEESFSRSEDETQRSYDRESLADVESVSSNSSKCSGITPSDERSVEEADSSLKESDESDVGCAAKSFVSRTPSEYPFKTMDFRFKKFFTSLPIHFVDSRLDGPPWMTNAVVNFYTNMQYCISPQSVESSLAADKRQLKDMIQADMVIDQINHFIDDNESALFQVPTENSMLSSGQRLGIEPTSSNGAKKMSDLVAETLVRYMFPVDPGATLIQNMAPATSVPVTSAHSMSMNSDTILD; this comes from the exons ATGGCTGGTGAACCAGATTCAAATTATGGTTCTTATTGTTTAAG TACTGTACAGAGCAGCACCAGTAGCATTAGCATGTCGTTAATTGAGAGTGACCTTGTAGAAGACCAACCGTCCACCAGTGGATGCAG TAGTGAACAGCCTTATACTACAAAGTTGGCATTGAAGAAAAGCCGGAAAGAGCAAGTTAAACGTTACCTGAAAGAGCTAAAAGGACTTGTTGTTCAACCTGAGGGTAACATCGGGACCCTTTCTGCTCTGCAACAGGTTGTCGACACTTTCAAACAAATCAAag AGGAAAAAGAATCGTCCTCAAAGCTTGCAACAAAGGAAGATGAATTTAATTTGCCCTTTGATGAGCAGGATGATTTGAACTCTCTTTGTCTGAACCAAGAG GGCACATTGTTTTTCACACTGAGGTACCCTGATCTCAACATCATCGCTGTGTCTAAAAACATCACAGATGTACTGGGTTACCCTGAG CCAAACTACCTAGCTGGACGGGATATTTGTAACTTTGTCCACAAGAAAGACATTGTTACAATGAACAGTAGCATGTCCGTCCATAAGATTGACGATGAAGATAACCATATTGGTGACCTTA ATGAAGATAGAGGAATGTTCCAGATTCAGAAGAAGCTCTTTTACTTTAGAGTACG aaaatacaaGGCACTGCCATGTGGGTTCAGACTCACATCTAAGGAAACCGAGTTTCTGACATTCCAAGCGACAGTTGCTCAACAGTCCCCTGGTACTGATCTAACACGGACAAAAAAGCCTGCATTTTCTATTGGTTTGAGATGTGTGCCTGTGAAGCCTGTGTATGAAG ttgAGGAGCTGCAACAGAACATGACTTTCTCCACCAGACACAGCTTGTTCTGTAGTTACAGTCACATTGACTCCAA gTCCATTCCATTGTTAGGTTTTCTCCCTCAAGACATTGTGGGCATGTCCATCTTTGACTTTTACCATCCAGATGATATagaactactgtataacatctATCAGCAAG TTGTGAATACAGAGACAGTACCGTTTGAAAGCCCTCCATTTCGGTTCCGGGTGCGAAATGGAGATTGGGTGTATGTGAGAACAGAATGGTCGAGATTTGTCAACCCTTGGTCACACAGACTGGAGTTTGTCATTGGTCAACACACAGTTATCAA GGGACCGACAAGGAAAGATATCTTTGGTCCAGTGCTAAATGAGGAAATGCCTGTCAGTGTGTCAGAAAATCTTGCCAGACTTAAACAAATGATAAGAGACTTGCTTCTAAAG CCTTTGGTACAGGTACAGATAGCCACCCCGAATCTTACTGTAGACAAGCACCACCTGACTG AAGATGTTCCCTTCACTGATTCAGATGATCCCATGCAGGACCAGAACTCTGTGGCCTATGCCAATGACTCCATT GCCAGCAACTCCACCTCTACAAACAAGGAAACCCTCTCCTATGATCACCTGAATTATACCAGTAACATCAAAAG ATTCCTGTTCAGTCAGAAAAACACCATGTTCTCACCATTCTCGGATAAGAAGAGCACCACATCGACTGAGGAAGAATTACAGGAAGTCTCTTCCTGTGACTCCTTGTTAGAAGTGGATATTTCTATTCCCATGCCTCCAAGTTTTGGTAGCAGTACAAAA GTGTTAGCATCAGAACAGGAGAAAGAAGAAAGTGGCTTAGCAGCATTTAACCAGATGGACTGTGAAAGTGGTGTCCCACAAAAGAGCATCACTACAGTACCGCAGACTTCTACGCCCACCATTTTACAGACttctactatagtacaacaacCCACTACACCTGTACAAATGGGGGTGCCATCTACACAACCCATCTCTACTATACTACAACAGAGCTTGGCACCGGTACAACACAGCTCAATGCCAGTACCGCAAAGTACACCAACAGTACTGCAGAGTACGGTGACAGTACCGCAAAATACAGTGACACTACAGCAGAGTTCGGTGCCCACACCTATGATACAGTGTCGCTCTACCCCAGTGCCGCAGTCTTCTCCGAACTCTCCAAGTCACACAGCCAGTAAAGAGGTCGAACCAATGGTAGCACAGCCGAATAAAAGTGTGTTCTCCCGAGTGTCACTCACACAAGAGGCACTGTGGAAACACACATGCAGGGAGGAGACATTGTTCATTGAACAAGCAAAGGAGGAGAATGGCCTAATGTCATTTAAACTGAATGGAAAACGTCTTCATTCCCGTGATCTTAGCAGTGACAACAAAAGGGACTTAGCAAAAACTATCAAGATCCAGAGAAAGCGGACAAATGAAAAGAAATCGGAGGATTGCGATGCGAAAACAGAAATGGAAGTGTCTGTTTCTGTTCCTTTCAGTAATCCGATGTTTGTGCCTACAAACAATGCCATGGGTATGCAATATGTCCCATTGGATACTGGTAATAACCCATTCAAGGTCAATGTCACAGCTCCCACAACCTCAGCCACTCCCACATCTACATCCAAAAACATGCACTGGCCGTACTACCCGCAGTCAG CAGGTATTTCCTTTATTCCTCAAGTGATGGAAGGATTTTACCAGCCAGGGACCGGGGCTTTCCAACCGATTGACAAACAGAATGCCGCAATGTCCCAACCTAAAAGTGTCACTGAGTCTAGTGTGCTACCTATGACTAAATCACAGTCCTACTTACACGTCCCCAAACCCAACAAAGGAGAAATTAACCAGAAG ACCCAAGTTTTCACAAGCACATCATCAGATGCAGTAAGAAGTAGTTTTTCATCTTCTATTTCTTCATCTCTCGGGGAGACAAGCTCTTCACTGTTGTACATGTTGGAGTGTGGAAGTCCAAACCGTAGCCCGGATAACATAGAG GATGTTGCAAAGCCAAAGAGGAAAGGGGCTCCACCCTGGCTTGAAAGTATTAACTGGTCTCCTCTTGCTCGTAATCGTTACACGATGCCAAAGAAAAAACCAGGTGTGATCCTAGAGGAGGATCGAGAGGCCCTCGACAAAGTGACACAGCCGGATATGGTGCTGCAGCAGATGGCAATGTTTGAAGAGGATCTGGATGAGGCTATCCCTGTACTGGACATGTTTCAG GATGACACATTCTTGATGTTTCCGGATGCAGACTTCAAGGACCCGGAGTTATCAGAAATTGAAGACCAAAGCTGTAACAGCTCAAATGAGTCCAGATTACAGGCAGATTCAAAATTAAGTACTATTGTCAACAAAGGTGACCAAAAGCTAGAAGAAGACATTCAAATGAAACAGAAATCGGAAGAGTCATTTTCTAGAAGTGAAGATGAGACACAAAGATCGTATGATAGAGAATCATTGGCGGATGTTGAGTCAGTTAGTTCTAACAGCTCAAAATGCAGTGGGATTACTCCCAGTGATGAACGTAGTGTAGAAGAGGCGGATAGCTCCCTAAAGGAGTCCGATGAGTCAGACGTAGGCTGTGCGGCAAAAAGCTTTGTGTCAAGGACGCCAAGTGAATACCCTTTCAAAACGATGGATTTTAGGTTTAAGAAATTTTTCACTTCGTTACCGATTCATTTTGTTGACTCTAGATTGGATGGTCCCCCTTGGATGACTAATGCTGTTGTTAATTTTTATACCAACATGCAGTACTGTATTTCACCGCAATCCGTTGAAAGTTCTTTAGCTGCAGATAAAAGGCAACTCAAGGACATGATTCAGGCAGATATGGTCATC